From Lolium perenne isolate Kyuss_39 chromosome 5, Kyuss_2.0, whole genome shotgun sequence, a single genomic window includes:
- the LOC127346448 gene encoding uncharacterized protein isoform X4 — MATAGAVVDRLLRRLASDARRSDLPSDIDQHVAHFRRTLSRLRDVLVSVERYFWVRTEVQDWMTKINQIVYDMDNLLDEFEDQNDTESERSGCITKATSLCSPCPFVLYSTRVNRMKTLIKRLDHSARNSVIFGMMQHPRCDLEQTDTQEEFCRAAIVGRDGDKTKIKELILQNDAEILSIIPIVGLVGLGKTALARLIFHDQGEGLNFDLRIWINLNRKFDLRKLAADIISQANETKEGGPSVVNNTSAEINGNLQLLKNRLQETLHGKHCLIVLDGLCSTNKSQLDELKEMLRGTNKSIKVLVTTSSEITAELMHTFTPYKLLPLSEDDCWTIFSEKAFGDGNCFNACLKTIGKQIAKRCDGIPALAHFLGSIVHNQGMYVWLAARDEAIWKLERTYSGRSKVFSSLNKLYYDMPSALKLCFLYLSIFPKGSAIDKEKLIRQWIALDMIGSRHETLPSYVHGEMYIQDLLSIHFLQVQKTPSVNGIENKTAPKMLYMHNVVHDFATHIASNDIIILDGGEMNSNSKGPTFQFILLTYYREHSILCSPLITSARALHFQNTKAIKLHREAFKLLKRMRVLNLSGSCIQEIPDSIGHLRHLRYLDISDLKIQILPSSMSTLTNLEALDLSNTSLKKLPRFIGTFLKLRYLNLQGCQILQHLSLTFGHLQRLEHLRLSCCYDVGELDDSLCNLQHLRLLDLSNCTELKQLPSSFGNLMNLEDLDLSGCFNLKHLPESFGNICFLRFLNISSCYELQHLPGSLTNLGKLEVLILRRCRKLQKLPPSFRNIQFLRVLDLAGCEALEVSTEIMTTNLEHLNLQRCRRLQTHPNCFQNFTKLKFLNLSECQPYADYHLNLSKCPPNIDYFQSLGYLFNLEYLNLSQTVLDIPVSFERLQKLHTLDLTGCVVVNPSSGVSHILSDMINKMTRLKFVLTKDPTIVASLPQHIRYSVGTDEHWHITSDELLISDLTGGSRGLSIAERVNLQSRVELRFLKLEWMPNSQPADVVDDVGEEVLEKLQPNQSLEHLELVGYAGPVFPRWMMGNMMTSLPNIVSLHLFHLENCKDLPPLGELRNLLYLHIKDVPKLTNLQRGLSGGPRPFKKLTRLNLESLFNLEALSILLASSSGDHFMFPCLEELSVVSCCKLMFEPSLPKCLKYEIRESDRVLSCGEPTGPSSSSPPVQIEIIGCKIPSRFLQWVRSLSTLEKAVIDACEGEDGQVLTSLGLLEIIGDEEQPSSYDSNVNESATVSSSEAVIPHELSSQIGAHTDTRYGRTMFQNHFPWFRVSPAHKELLTSISFSGSGSTASEDLSMISSDTFFLDSPYVTVFTFEELKIATRNFGPNNLLGEGGSGFIYKGQLRRKMNPSISSNSMVIAVKKFKPDSLCWPENWQTEMNFHGRISHPNLVKLLGYCLDANNTVFVYEFMARGSLDNHLFRRGTNLLSWSLRVKILTEAARGLAFLHSLERPVIYRNFKASKILLDLNYDVKLSGLNFGKDGPCSGLSHVTTRVMGTYGYAAPEYIATGHLYVKSDVYSFGVVLLEVLTGRRAIDQKRPTGELSLVDWARPYLAQAERRILHRVMDPRLVGKYPSKAAHQASQLARSCLSQNHMTRPSMNEIVDVLENICSMDTKTREPNNTSLQLKPRGRSLLG; from the exons ATGGCCACCGCCGGCGCCGTCGTCGACCGGCTACTAcgccggctggcctccgacgctcgCCGGTCGGATCTGCCTTCGGACATAGACCAGCACGTGGCGCACTTCAGGCGAACTCTGTCGAGGTTGCGTGATGTGCTGGTAAGTGTGGAGAGATATTTTTGGGTGCGTACTGAGGTACAGGATTGGATGACGAAGATCAATCAGATTGTCTATGACATGGACAATCTCTTGGACGAATTTGAAGACCAAAATGACACTGAATCTGAGAGGAGCGGCTGTATTACAAAG GCAACATCACTGTGTTCCCCGTGTCCATTTGTCTTGTATAGTACTAGAGTGAATAGAATGAAGACACTCATAAAAAGATTGGATCATTCAGCAAGAAATTCAGTCATTTTCGGTATGATGCAGCACCCAAGGTGTGATCTTGAGCAAACAGATACCCAAGAAGAATTCTGTAGAGCTGCAATCGTTGGAAGAGATGgcgacaaaacaaaaataaaggaaTTAATCTTGCAAAATGATGCAGAAATATTGTCCATCATTCCCATTGTCGGCCTTGTGGGTTTGGGGAAAACAGCTCTTGCCAGATTAATTTTCCATGACCAGGGAGAAGGGTTGAATTTTGATCTTCGTATTTGGATCAACTTGAATAGGAAATTTGACCTTAGAAAGCTTGCTGCTGATATAATCTCACAAGCTAATGAAACAAAAGAAGGAGGACCCTCAGTAGTTAACAACACCAGCGCTGAGATTAATGGGAATCTCCAATTGCTAAAGAATCGTTTGCAGGAGACACTTCATGGCAAACATTGTCTAATTGTCTTGGATGGCCTTTGTAGCACAAATAAAAGCCAGCTGGATGAATTGAAGGAAATGCTCAGGGGTACGAACAAGTCGATCAAGGTTTTAGTGACCACCTCAAGTGAAATAACTGCAGAGCTAATGCACACTTTCACACCATACAAGTTGCTTCCATTATCTGAAGATGACTGTTGGACAATATTTTCTGAAAAGGCATTTGGGGATGGAAATTGTTTCAATGCATGCCTAAAGACAATTGGGAAGCAAATTGCgaaaagatgtgacggaataccaGCTTTAGCTCATTTTCTTGGTTCAATAGTTCACAATCAAGGCATGTATGTCTGGTTAGCAGCAAGGGATGAAGCAATATGGAAATTAGAGAGAACATATTCTGGGAGAAGTAAAGTGTTTTCATCATTGAATAAATTGTACTATGACATGCCTTCAGCGCTAAAACTATGCTTTCTATATTTATCAATATTTCCTAAGGGATCTGCTATTGATAAAGAAAAACTTATCCGGCAGTGGATTGCACTTGATATGATAGGATCAAGACATGAGACGTTGCCTTCCTATGTTCACGGGGAGATGTACATTCAGGATCTTTTGTCAATACATTTCCTTCAAGTTCAAAAGACACCTTCA GTTAACGGAATTGAAAACAAAACAGCTCCTAAAATGCTCTACATGCACAATGTTGTCCATGACTTTGCAACACATATTGCCTCTAATGATATTATAATTTTGGATGGCGGGGAAATGAACAGTAATTCAAAAGGCCCCACTTTCCAATTTATATTGTTGACCTATTACAGAGAGCACTCAATACTTTGCAGTCCACTGATTACCAGTGCAAGGGCATTACATTTCCAGAATACTAAGGCTATAAAGCTTCATAGAGAAGCTTTTAAATTACTGAAGCGTATGCGTGTTTTAAATCTTAGTGGAAGCTGCATTCAAGAAATTCCTGATTCTATTGGCCACTTGAGGCATCTAAGATACCTTGATATTTCGGACTTGAAGATTCAAATCTTACCTTCCTCAATGAGTACACTGACAAACCTTGAGGCACTGGATCTATCAAATACTTCTCTCAAGAAATTACCTCGGTTCATTGGTACTTTTCTGAAGCTAAGATATTTGAATCTGCAAGGCTGTCAGATACTTCAACACTTGTCTCTAACCTTTGGTCATCTCCAAAGACTTGAGCATCTTAGGCTGTCATGTTGTTATGATGTCGGTGAGCTAGATGATTCTCTGTGCAATCTTCAGCATCTTCGATTATTGGATTTGTCAAACTGCACCGAGCTTAAACAGCTACCTAGTTCATTTGGTAATTTAATGAATTTGGAGGATCTAGATCTGTCTGGCTGCTTCAACCTCAAGCATCTACCAGAATCTTTTGGTAATATCTGTTTTCTTAGGTTCCTGAACATATCGAGCTGCTACGAGCTTCAACATTTGCCTGGATCTCTTACCAATCTCGGGAAGTTGGAAGTGCTTATACTTCGGAGATGTCGCAAGCTTCAAAAGCTCCCTCCTTCCTTTAGAAACATTCAGTTCCTTCGAGTTTTGGATCTAGCTGGCTGTGAGGCACTTGAAGTAAGTACTGAGATAATGACAACCAACTTGGAGCATCTGAACCTACAACGTTGTCGCAGGCTGCAGACACATCCCAACTGCTTTCAGAACTTTACTAAATTGAAGTTTTTGAATCTCTCAGAGTGCCAACCTTATGCTGATTATCATTTGAATCTATCAAAGTGCCCCCCTAACATTGATTATTTTCAATCTCTTGGTTACTTGTTCAACTTAGAATATCTTAATCTGTCACAAACCGTCCTTGACATACCTGTGTCATTTGAGAGGCTTCAGAAGCTGCACACGTTGGACCTCACTGGTTGTGTTGTAGTAAATCCATCATCTGGTGTATCTCATATATTGTCAGATATGATAAATAAGATGACAAGGCTCAAATTTGTGTTGACAAAAGATCCAACGATAGTGGCCTCTCTACCACAGCACATTCGGTACTCTGTTGGCACTGATGAACACTGGCACATAACAAGTGATGAGCTTCTTATTTCAGACCTCACAGGAGGATCCAGGGGGTTAAGTATAGCAGAGAGAGTAAATCTGCAGAGTCGAGTGGAGCTTCGTTTTCTTAAGCTGGAGTGGATGCCAAATTCTCAGCCAGCTGATGTAGTTGATGATGTAGGTGAAGAAGTACTGGAAAAGCTCCAACCAAACCAGAGTTTAGAGCATTTGGAGCTAGTTGGATATGCAGGTCCTGTGTTCCCTCGATGGATGATGGGCAACATGATGACTTCACTTCCAAACATTGTCAGTCTTCATCTGTTCCACCTAGAGAACTGCAAAGATCTCCCTCCACTCGGTGAGCTCCGGAATCTGCTCTACTTGCATATAAAAGATGTGCCTAAGCTCACAAATCTCCAGAGGGGTCTTTCTGGTGGGCCACGACCCTTCAAGAAATTAACACGTCTCAATTTGGAATCGTTATTCAACTTAGAAGCATTGTCTATACTGTTGGCATCCAGCAGTGGGGATCACTTCATGTTTCCTTGCCTCGAAGAGTTGTCTGTAGTATCTTGTTGTAAGCTCATGTTTGAACCATCTCTTCCAAAATGCTTGAAATATGAGATAAGAGAGAGTGACCGTGTTCTGTCATGTGGAGAACCTACTGgaccatcatcttcttcaccgccaGTACAAATAGAGATAATAGGGTGCAAGATACCATCCAGATTTTTGCAATGGGTTAGGTCCTTGAGTACCCTTGAGAAAGCAGTAATTGATGCATGTGAGGGGGAGGATGGTCAAGTGCTAACTTCTCTTGGGCTCCTGGAGATAATAGGCGATGAAGAACAGCCCAGTAGCTATGATTCTAATGTAAATGAATCTGCGACTGTCAGTTCATCGGAAGCAGTCATTCCACATGAGTTATCTAGTCAG ATTGGCGCCCATACTGATACTCGTTATGGCAGAACAATGTTTCAAAATCATTTCCCATGGTTCAGGGTCTCTCCAGCGCACAAAG AACTACTGACTTCTATAAGCTTCAGTGGCTCCGGCTCTACAGCATCGGAAGATCTTTCAATGATTAGTAGTGACACCTTCTTTCTTGATTCACCATACGTTACTGTCTTCACCTTTGAGGAATTGAAGATTGCCACAAGAAACTTTGGGCCAAACAATCTACTTGGCGAGGGTGGGTCTGGATTTATCTACAAGGGCCAGCTTCGCAGAAAAATGAACCCTTCAATTAGCAGCAACAGTATGGTGATTGCTGTTAAGAAGTTCAAACCGGACAGTTTATGCTGGCCTGAAAATTGGCAG ACTGAGATGAATTTCCATGGAAGGATTTCACACCCAAACCTTGTCAAACTGTTAGGCTACTGCTTGGATGCCAACAACACGGTCTTTGTTTACGAGTTCATGGCAAGAGGGAGCTTGGATAATCACCTGTTTAGAA GAGGAACAAATCTACTATCTTGGAGTctcagggtcaagattcttactgAGGCAGCTCGTGGCCTTGCATTCCTTCACTCCCTAGAAAGACCGGTCATCTACAGAAACTTTAAGGCTTCAAAAATCCTATTAGATTTG AACTACGATGTAAAGCTCTCGGGTCTTAACTTTGGCAAGGATGGCCCATGCAGTGGGCTATCGCATGTAACAACAAGAGTCATGGGCACATATGGCTATGCAGCTCCTGAATATATAGCTACTG GTCACTTGTATGTGAAGAGTGATGTCTACAGCTTTGGCGTTGTGCTGCTGGAGGTGCTTACTGGTCGGAGGGCGATTGACCAAAAGCGCCCCACTGGGGAGCTTAGTTTGGTGGATTGGGCGAGACCCTACCTGGCTCAGGCTGAAAGGAGAATTCTACATAGGGTGATGGATCCTCGTCTTGTGGGGAAGTATCCTTCCAAGGCCGCCCATCAGGCTTCCCAACTCGCACGCAGCTGCCTTTCTCAGAACCATATGACACGCCCATCCATGAACGAAATCGTGGATGTTCTAGAGAATATCTGCTCAATGGACACAAAAACAAGGGAACCCAATAATACCTCCTTGCAACTGAAGCCCCGGGGGCGCTCACTGCTTGGATGA
- the LOC127346448 gene encoding uncharacterized protein isoform X2 — MATAGAVVDRLLRRLASDARRSDLPSDIDQHVAHFRRTLSRLRDVLVSVERYFWVRTEVQDWMTKINQIVYDMDNLLDEFEDQNDTESERSGCITKATSLCSPCPFVLYSTRVNRMKTLIKRLDHSARNSVIFGMMQHPRCDLEQTDTQEEFCRAAIVGRDGDKTKIKELILQNDAEILSIIPIVGLVGLGKTALARLIFHDQGEGLNFDLRIWINLNRKFDLRKLAADIISQANETKEGGPSVVNNTSAEINGNLQLLKNRLQETLHGKHCLIVLDGLCSTNKSQLDELKEMLRGTNKSIKVLVTTSSEITAELMHTFTPYKLLPLSEDDCWTIFSEKAFGDGNCFNACLKTIGKQIAKRCDGIPALAHFLGSIVHNQGMYVWLAARDEAIWKLERTYSGRSKVFSSLNKLYYDMPSALKLCFLYLSIFPKGSAIDKEKLIRQWIALDMIGSRHETLPSYVHGEMYIQDLLSIHFLQVQKTPSVNGIENKTAPKMLYMHNVVHDFATHIASNDIIILDGGEMNSNSKGPTFQFILLTYYREHSILCSPLITSARALHFQNTKAIKLHREAFKLLKRMRVLNLSGSCIQEIPDSIGHLRHLRYLDISDLKIQILPSSMSTLTNLEALDLSNTSLKKLPRFIGTFLKLRYLNLQGCQILQHLSLTFGHLQRLEHLRLSCCYDVGELDDSLCNLQHLRLLDLSNCTELKQLPSSFGNLMNLEDLDLSGCFNLKHLPESFGNICFLRFLNISSCYELQHLPGSLTNLGKLEVLILRRCRKLQKLPPSFRNIQFLRVLDLAGCEALEVSTEIMTTNLEHLNLQRCRRLQTHPNCFQNFTKLKFLNLSECQPYADYHLNLSKCPPNIDYFQSLGYLFNLEYLNLSQTVLDIPVSFERLQKLHTLDLTGCVVVNPSSGVSHILSDMINKMTRLKFVLTKDPTIVASLPQHIRYSVGTDEHWHITSDELLISDLTGGSRGLSIAERVNLQSRVELRFLKLEWMPNSQPADVVDDVGEEVLEKLQPNQSLEHLELVGYAGPVFPRWMMGNMMTSLPNIVSLHLFHLENCKDLPPLGELRNLLYLHIKDVPKLTNLQRGLSGGPRPFKKLTRLNLESLFNLEALSILLASSSGDHFMFPCLEELSVVSCCKLMFEPSLPKCLKYEIRESDRVLSCGEPTGPSSSSPPVQIEIIGCKIPSRFLQWVRSLSTLEKAVIDACEGEDGQVLTSLGLLEIIGDEEQPSSYDSNVNESATVSSSEAVIPHELSSQIGAHTDTRYGRTMFQNHFPWFRVSPAHKELTLHNHHVELLTSISFSGSGSTASEDLSMISSDTFFLDSPYVTVFTFEELKIATRNFGPNNLLGEGGSGFIYKGQLRRKMNPSISSNSMVIAVKKFKPDSLCWPENWQTEMNFHGRISHPNLVKLLGYCLDANNTVFVYEFMARGSLDNHLFRRGTNLLSWSLRVKILTEAARGLAFLHSLERPVIYRNFKASKILLDLNYDVKLSGLNFGKDGPCSGLSHVTTRVMGTYGYAAPEYIATGHLYVKSDVYSFGVVLLEVLTGRRAIDQKRPTGELSLVDWARPYLAQAERRILHRVMDPRLVGKYPSKAAHQASQLARSCLSQNHMTRPSMNEIVDVLENICSMDTKTREPNNTSLQLKPRGRSLLG, encoded by the exons ATGGCCACCGCCGGCGCCGTCGTCGACCGGCTACTAcgccggctggcctccgacgctcgCCGGTCGGATCTGCCTTCGGACATAGACCAGCACGTGGCGCACTTCAGGCGAACTCTGTCGAGGTTGCGTGATGTGCTGGTAAGTGTGGAGAGATATTTTTGGGTGCGTACTGAGGTACAGGATTGGATGACGAAGATCAATCAGATTGTCTATGACATGGACAATCTCTTGGACGAATTTGAAGACCAAAATGACACTGAATCTGAGAGGAGCGGCTGTATTACAAAG GCAACATCACTGTGTTCCCCGTGTCCATTTGTCTTGTATAGTACTAGAGTGAATAGAATGAAGACACTCATAAAAAGATTGGATCATTCAGCAAGAAATTCAGTCATTTTCGGTATGATGCAGCACCCAAGGTGTGATCTTGAGCAAACAGATACCCAAGAAGAATTCTGTAGAGCTGCAATCGTTGGAAGAGATGgcgacaaaacaaaaataaaggaaTTAATCTTGCAAAATGATGCAGAAATATTGTCCATCATTCCCATTGTCGGCCTTGTGGGTTTGGGGAAAACAGCTCTTGCCAGATTAATTTTCCATGACCAGGGAGAAGGGTTGAATTTTGATCTTCGTATTTGGATCAACTTGAATAGGAAATTTGACCTTAGAAAGCTTGCTGCTGATATAATCTCACAAGCTAATGAAACAAAAGAAGGAGGACCCTCAGTAGTTAACAACACCAGCGCTGAGATTAATGGGAATCTCCAATTGCTAAAGAATCGTTTGCAGGAGACACTTCATGGCAAACATTGTCTAATTGTCTTGGATGGCCTTTGTAGCACAAATAAAAGCCAGCTGGATGAATTGAAGGAAATGCTCAGGGGTACGAACAAGTCGATCAAGGTTTTAGTGACCACCTCAAGTGAAATAACTGCAGAGCTAATGCACACTTTCACACCATACAAGTTGCTTCCATTATCTGAAGATGACTGTTGGACAATATTTTCTGAAAAGGCATTTGGGGATGGAAATTGTTTCAATGCATGCCTAAAGACAATTGGGAAGCAAATTGCgaaaagatgtgacggaataccaGCTTTAGCTCATTTTCTTGGTTCAATAGTTCACAATCAAGGCATGTATGTCTGGTTAGCAGCAAGGGATGAAGCAATATGGAAATTAGAGAGAACATATTCTGGGAGAAGTAAAGTGTTTTCATCATTGAATAAATTGTACTATGACATGCCTTCAGCGCTAAAACTATGCTTTCTATATTTATCAATATTTCCTAAGGGATCTGCTATTGATAAAGAAAAACTTATCCGGCAGTGGATTGCACTTGATATGATAGGATCAAGACATGAGACGTTGCCTTCCTATGTTCACGGGGAGATGTACATTCAGGATCTTTTGTCAATACATTTCCTTCAAGTTCAAAAGACACCTTCA GTTAACGGAATTGAAAACAAAACAGCTCCTAAAATGCTCTACATGCACAATGTTGTCCATGACTTTGCAACACATATTGCCTCTAATGATATTATAATTTTGGATGGCGGGGAAATGAACAGTAATTCAAAAGGCCCCACTTTCCAATTTATATTGTTGACCTATTACAGAGAGCACTCAATACTTTGCAGTCCACTGATTACCAGTGCAAGGGCATTACATTTCCAGAATACTAAGGCTATAAAGCTTCATAGAGAAGCTTTTAAATTACTGAAGCGTATGCGTGTTTTAAATCTTAGTGGAAGCTGCATTCAAGAAATTCCTGATTCTATTGGCCACTTGAGGCATCTAAGATACCTTGATATTTCGGACTTGAAGATTCAAATCTTACCTTCCTCAATGAGTACACTGACAAACCTTGAGGCACTGGATCTATCAAATACTTCTCTCAAGAAATTACCTCGGTTCATTGGTACTTTTCTGAAGCTAAGATATTTGAATCTGCAAGGCTGTCAGATACTTCAACACTTGTCTCTAACCTTTGGTCATCTCCAAAGACTTGAGCATCTTAGGCTGTCATGTTGTTATGATGTCGGTGAGCTAGATGATTCTCTGTGCAATCTTCAGCATCTTCGATTATTGGATTTGTCAAACTGCACCGAGCTTAAACAGCTACCTAGTTCATTTGGTAATTTAATGAATTTGGAGGATCTAGATCTGTCTGGCTGCTTCAACCTCAAGCATCTACCAGAATCTTTTGGTAATATCTGTTTTCTTAGGTTCCTGAACATATCGAGCTGCTACGAGCTTCAACATTTGCCTGGATCTCTTACCAATCTCGGGAAGTTGGAAGTGCTTATACTTCGGAGATGTCGCAAGCTTCAAAAGCTCCCTCCTTCCTTTAGAAACATTCAGTTCCTTCGAGTTTTGGATCTAGCTGGCTGTGAGGCACTTGAAGTAAGTACTGAGATAATGACAACCAACTTGGAGCATCTGAACCTACAACGTTGTCGCAGGCTGCAGACACATCCCAACTGCTTTCAGAACTTTACTAAATTGAAGTTTTTGAATCTCTCAGAGTGCCAACCTTATGCTGATTATCATTTGAATCTATCAAAGTGCCCCCCTAACATTGATTATTTTCAATCTCTTGGTTACTTGTTCAACTTAGAATATCTTAATCTGTCACAAACCGTCCTTGACATACCTGTGTCATTTGAGAGGCTTCAGAAGCTGCACACGTTGGACCTCACTGGTTGTGTTGTAGTAAATCCATCATCTGGTGTATCTCATATATTGTCAGATATGATAAATAAGATGACAAGGCTCAAATTTGTGTTGACAAAAGATCCAACGATAGTGGCCTCTCTACCACAGCACATTCGGTACTCTGTTGGCACTGATGAACACTGGCACATAACAAGTGATGAGCTTCTTATTTCAGACCTCACAGGAGGATCCAGGGGGTTAAGTATAGCAGAGAGAGTAAATCTGCAGAGTCGAGTGGAGCTTCGTTTTCTTAAGCTGGAGTGGATGCCAAATTCTCAGCCAGCTGATGTAGTTGATGATGTAGGTGAAGAAGTACTGGAAAAGCTCCAACCAAACCAGAGTTTAGAGCATTTGGAGCTAGTTGGATATGCAGGTCCTGTGTTCCCTCGATGGATGATGGGCAACATGATGACTTCACTTCCAAACATTGTCAGTCTTCATCTGTTCCACCTAGAGAACTGCAAAGATCTCCCTCCACTCGGTGAGCTCCGGAATCTGCTCTACTTGCATATAAAAGATGTGCCTAAGCTCACAAATCTCCAGAGGGGTCTTTCTGGTGGGCCACGACCCTTCAAGAAATTAACACGTCTCAATTTGGAATCGTTATTCAACTTAGAAGCATTGTCTATACTGTTGGCATCCAGCAGTGGGGATCACTTCATGTTTCCTTGCCTCGAAGAGTTGTCTGTAGTATCTTGTTGTAAGCTCATGTTTGAACCATCTCTTCCAAAATGCTTGAAATATGAGATAAGAGAGAGTGACCGTGTTCTGTCATGTGGAGAACCTACTGgaccatcatcttcttcaccgccaGTACAAATAGAGATAATAGGGTGCAAGATACCATCCAGATTTTTGCAATGGGTTAGGTCCTTGAGTACCCTTGAGAAAGCAGTAATTGATGCATGTGAGGGGGAGGATGGTCAAGTGCTAACTTCTCTTGGGCTCCTGGAGATAATAGGCGATGAAGAACAGCCCAGTAGCTATGATTCTAATGTAAATGAATCTGCGACTGTCAGTTCATCGGAAGCAGTCATTCCACATGAGTTATCTAGTCAG ATTGGCGCCCATACTGATACTCGTTATGGCAGAACAATGTTTCAAAATCATTTCCCATGGTTCAGGGTCTCTCCAGCGCACAAAG AGCTCACTCTTCATAATCACCATGTAGAACTACTGACTTCTATAAGCTTCAGTGGCTCCGGCTCTACAGCATCGGAAGATCTTTCAATGATTAGTAGTGACACCTTCTTTCTTGATTCACCATACGTTACTGTCTTCACCTTTGAGGAATTGAAGATTGCCACAAGAAACTTTGGGCCAAACAATCTACTTGGCGAGGGTGGGTCTGGATTTATCTACAAGGGCCAGCTTCGCAGAAAAATGAACCCTTCAATTAGCAGCAACAGTATGGTGATTGCTGTTAAGAAGTTCAAACCGGACAGTTTATGCTGGCCTGAAAATTGGCAG ACTGAGATGAATTTCCATGGAAGGATTTCACACCCAAACCTTGTCAAACTGTTAGGCTACTGCTTGGATGCCAACAACACGGTCTTTGTTTACGAGTTCATGGCAAGAGGGAGCTTGGATAATCACCTGTTTAGAA GAGGAACAAATCTACTATCTTGGAGTctcagggtcaagattcttactgAGGCAGCTCGTGGCCTTGCATTCCTTCACTCCCTAGAAAGACCGGTCATCTACAGAAACTTTAAGGCTTCAAAAATCCTATTAGATTTG AACTACGATGTAAAGCTCTCGGGTCTTAACTTTGGCAAGGATGGCCCATGCAGTGGGCTATCGCATGTAACAACAAGAGTCATGGGCACATATGGCTATGCAGCTCCTGAATATATAGCTACTG GTCACTTGTATGTGAAGAGTGATGTCTACAGCTTTGGCGTTGTGCTGCTGGAGGTGCTTACTGGTCGGAGGGCGATTGACCAAAAGCGCCCCACTGGGGAGCTTAGTTTGGTGGATTGGGCGAGACCCTACCTGGCTCAGGCTGAAAGGAGAATTCTACATAGGGTGATGGATCCTCGTCTTGTGGGGAAGTATCCTTCCAAGGCCGCCCATCAGGCTTCCCAACTCGCACGCAGCTGCCTTTCTCAGAACCATATGACACGCCCATCCATGAACGAAATCGTGGATGTTCTAGAGAATATCTGCTCAATGGACACAAAAACAAGGGAACCCAATAATACCTCCTTGCAACTGAAGCCCCGGGGGCGCTCACTGCTTGGATGA